A genomic region of Desulfosarcina ovata subsp. ovata contains the following coding sequences:
- the ahbC gene encoding 12,18-didecarboxysiroheme deacetylase, whose amino-acid sequence MIGISKLYCGTVEPSDALRYGRHSSTLPSHLLQFSKDKRPVVVWNVTRKCNLKCVHCYAHATEEAVADELSTEEGKALIDDLASFGAPVMLFSGGEPLVRQDLPELADYAVQRGMRAVISTNGTLITPDLARTLKSIGLSYVGISLDGMQDINDKFRGVPGAYEKALNGIRNCQAAGIKVGLRFTINRFNVDDIPAIFDLLEEMNIPRVCFYHLVYAGRGSNMVKEDLSLDGTRKAVDLIIDRTQALHAKGLSKEVLTVDNHADGPYLYLRLLKENPERAGEVLELLKMNEGNNSGRGIGCVSWDGEVYADQFWRHHSFGNVRQRPFSQIWTEPEDDLLLKLKDKKQYVTGRCATCNWLDVCGGNFRVRAEAVHGDVWAPDPACYLTDDEIAQTI is encoded by the coding sequence ATGATCGGAATATCGAAGCTGTACTGCGGAACTGTCGAGCCCTCGGACGCCCTGCGCTACGGACGCCACTCATCCACCCTGCCCTCCCACCTGCTGCAGTTTTCCAAGGACAAGCGGCCCGTGGTGGTGTGGAACGTGACCCGCAAATGCAATCTCAAGTGCGTTCACTGTTACGCCCACGCCACCGAGGAGGCAGTGGCCGACGAACTGTCCACTGAAGAGGGCAAGGCGCTGATCGATGATCTGGCCAGCTTCGGTGCGCCGGTCATGCTTTTTTCCGGCGGCGAGCCGCTCGTCCGCCAGGATCTGCCGGAATTGGCCGACTATGCCGTTCAGCGCGGCATGCGAGCGGTGATCTCCACCAACGGCACGCTGATCACACCTGATCTGGCCCGCACGCTCAAGTCCATCGGTCTTTCCTATGTGGGCATCAGCCTCGACGGCATGCAGGATATCAACGACAAGTTCAGGGGGGTTCCCGGGGCTTACGAAAAAGCCCTTAACGGTATCCGCAACTGCCAGGCGGCCGGCATCAAGGTGGGGCTGCGGTTTACCATCAACCGCTTCAACGTGGACGACATCCCGGCCATTTTCGATCTGCTGGAAGAGATGAACATCCCCCGGGTGTGCTTTTACCATCTGGTCTACGCCGGCCGGGGTTCGAATATGGTCAAGGAAGACCTTAGCCTGGACGGCACCCGCAAGGCGGTGGACCTGATCATCGACCGCACCCAGGCCCTGCACGCCAAAGGCCTTTCCAAGGAGGTCCTCACCGTGGACAACCACGCCGACGGCCCCTATCTCTACCTGCGTCTGCTGAAAGAAAACCCCGAGCGGGCCGGGGAAGTCCTCGAACTGCTTAAAATGAACGAAGGCAATAACTCAGGCCGCGGCATCGGTTGCGTCAGTTGGGATGGAGAGGTCTATGCCGACCAGTTCTGGCGCCATCATAGCTTCGGCAACGTGCGCCAGCGCCCTTTTTCGCAAATCTGGACCGAACCGGAAGATGATCTGCTGCTCAAACTCAAAGATAAAAAGCAGTACGTTACGGGCCGTTGCGCCACCTGCAACTGGCTGGACGTGTGCGGCGGCAATTTCCGGGTGCGTGCCGAGGCGGTCCACGGCGATGTATGGGCGCCGGACCCGGCCTGCTATCTTACCGACGATGAGATTGCCCAGACCATCTGA
- a CDS encoding AAA family ATPase, with protein sequence MKEKNEKIPDPKELEKELGDFLAKKFGGSVKLATPIVMPQPAKSDEGETPPKKKKTLQFDLKPQDLVTYLDQYIVKQTAAKDILATKICTHFNRIKHVQSAPDDFNDMVGVIKNNVLMLGPTGVGKTYMVRLIAKKIGVPFVKGDATKFSETGYVGGDVEDLVRDLVREANGDIELAQYGIVYIDEIDKIASSQNLIGADVSRTGVQRALLKPMEETEVDLKVPHDPVSMLQEIDRFRKTGKKENNSVNTRHILFIMSGAFSGLEKIISRRVAEQKIGFGASISNPSQDQELLPRVKSEDLVQFGFESEFVGRLPVRTIFEHLTESDLCDILKNPNNPIILGKKLDFAAYGIDVKFQTDALEELARRAFDENTGARGLVSAVEGALLPFEKALPSSSVKRFAVTREVIDHPQRNLSRMLSRPDDEASVRAFEQLAADERQRIEAYLIENRKTFSDKYGIQLTDSRVTLVAQAYCQKITDIEKVLKKVKSYYEETKTIELYFIKNHGINIVLEEEAIDAIIEKCFQTQGTPEAYYQNLTAGFEHGLKLVREKTGRSRFFITREALEKPEGFIADLLKPTEALPQLPPKPDNLLEG encoded by the coding sequence ATGAAAGAAAAAAACGAAAAGATACCCGATCCCAAAGAACTGGAAAAAGAACTGGGCGATTTCCTGGCAAAAAAATTCGGCGGCAGCGTGAAGCTGGCCACGCCCATCGTCATGCCCCAGCCCGCCAAAAGCGACGAGGGCGAGACACCGCCGAAAAAAAAGAAAACGCTCCAATTCGATCTCAAGCCCCAGGATTTGGTCACTTATCTGGACCAGTACATTGTCAAGCAGACGGCCGCCAAGGATATCCTGGCTACCAAAATCTGTACTCACTTCAACCGTATCAAGCACGTTCAAAGCGCACCGGACGATTTCAATGACATGGTCGGCGTCATCAAGAACAACGTCCTGATGCTCGGCCCCACGGGCGTGGGCAAAACGTATATGGTGCGCCTGATCGCCAAGAAAATCGGCGTTCCGTTCGTCAAGGGGGACGCCACCAAATTCAGCGAGACGGGATATGTGGGCGGCGATGTGGAAGATCTGGTCCGCGACCTGGTCAGGGAGGCCAACGGCGATATCGAACTGGCCCAATACGGCATTGTCTATATCGACGAGATCGACAAGATCGCCTCCAGCCAGAATCTGATCGGTGCCGATGTGTCCCGCACCGGCGTCCAAAGGGCCCTGCTTAAGCCCATGGAAGAGACCGAAGTGGATCTCAAGGTTCCCCACGACCCGGTATCCATGCTTCAGGAAATCGACCGCTTCAGGAAAACCGGTAAAAAGGAAAATAACAGTGTCAACACCCGGCATATCCTGTTCATCATGAGCGGCGCCTTTTCCGGCCTTGAAAAAATCATTTCAAGGCGTGTGGCCGAGCAGAAAATCGGCTTCGGTGCATCCATTTCCAACCCGTCCCAGGACCAGGAGTTGCTCCCCCGGGTCAAATCCGAGGATCTGGTGCAGTTCGGTTTCGAGTCCGAGTTTGTCGGCCGGCTGCCGGTCCGCACGATCTTCGAGCACCTGACCGAATCGGATCTGTGCGACATTTTGAAAAATCCCAACAATCCCATCATTCTCGGTAAAAAACTCGATTTTGCCGCCTACGGCATCGATGTCAAATTTCAAACCGACGCCCTGGAGGAGTTGGCCCGCCGGGCCTTTGACGAAAATACCGGCGCCCGCGGACTGGTCAGCGCCGTCGAAGGGGCCCTGCTGCCCTTTGAAAAGGCCCTGCCTTCATCAAGCGTCAAGCGGTTTGCCGTTACCCGTGAGGTGATCGATCACCCCCAACGGAACCTCAGCCGGATGCTCTCCCGGCCCGACGATGAAGCGTCCGTCCGGGCCTTCGAACAGCTGGCGGCCGATGAGCGTCAGCGCATCGAAGCGTATCTGATTGAAAACCGCAAGACCTTCAGCGACAAATACGGTATCCAGTTGACCGATTCGCGGGTGACGCTGGTGGCTCAGGCCTATTGCCAAAAGATCACCGACATCGAAAAAGTGCTGAAAAAGGTCAAATCCTATTACGAAGAGACCAAAACCATAGAGCTTTACTTTATCAAAAATCATGGTATTAACATTGTTCTTGAAGAAGAGGCCATTGACGCCATCATCGAAAAATGTTTCCAGACCCAGGGCACGCCGGAAGCGTATTACCAGAACCTGACCGCTGGTTTTGAACATGGCCTCAAGCTGGTCCGCGAAAAAACCGGCCGTTCCCGCTTTTTCATCACCCGTGAGGCTCTTGAAAAGCCGGAAGGATTCATTGCCGACCTGCTCAAACCAACGGAAGCGCTTCCCCAACTGCCCCCTAAACCCGATAACCTGCTGGAAGGCTAA
- a CDS encoding PHP domain-containing protein, with translation MDNFNRIQFETPDLDKLTRTHTVVDLHFHSRFSDGADSVAEIAAHARKLGIGIAITDHNAIAGAVKLDRCKDLLTIPGIEVTASEGTHILVYFYRIKDLKAFYANDIEPHLGPTVMSSIRLNVAAVLERARKYNGIVIFPHPYSAAFTGVCNHSFTEGQLHRFLRQADGVEVINSENLKRWNLKSALLGFNLNRAITGGSDGHSIQQMGASVTYADCKPNRKAFLDAVRCRSAKVVGIESKLLGKIRSNSAKLKVSINNYPDLVEKNIRYGKSVIRFRTRKTAEKIWQRVNDRHLKKAFYVVAGLTFFKINYNLLPLFIFSLLT, from the coding sequence ATGGACAATTTCAACCGTATTCAGTTCGAAACTCCGGACCTGGATAAATTGACGCGTACCCACACCGTGGTCGATCTCCATTTTCATTCCCGCTTTTCCGATGGTGCCGATTCGGTTGCGGAAATTGCCGCGCATGCCCGTAAATTGGGAATCGGTATTGCCATTACCGATCATAATGCCATTGCCGGGGCCGTGAAACTGGACCGATGCAAAGATCTGTTGACCATCCCTGGGATAGAAGTCACCGCCAGTGAAGGGACCCACATCCTGGTCTACTTCTACCGCATCAAAGATCTCAAGGCCTTTTACGCCAACGATATCGAGCCCCATCTGGGCCCCACGGTGATGTCTTCGATCCGCCTGAACGTGGCCGCCGTGCTTGAACGGGCCAGAAAATACAACGGTATCGTTATCTTTCCCCACCCATACTCAGCCGCCTTTACCGGCGTTTGCAACCACAGCTTTACCGAGGGGCAGTTGCATCGGTTCCTGCGGCAGGCCGACGGGGTTGAGGTCATCAATTCCGAAAACCTGAAACGCTGGAATCTCAAAAGCGCTCTTTTGGGATTCAACCTGAACCGGGCCATCACCGGTGGCAGTGACGGTCACAGTATCCAGCAGATGGGCGCGTCGGTTACCTATGCCGACTGTAAACCGAACCGCAAGGCGTTCCTGGATGCGGTCCGGTGTCGATCGGCCAAGGTGGTGGGCATAGAATCGAAACTGCTCGGAAAAATCCGCTCCAACAGTGCCAAACTCAAGGTCAGCATCAACAACTACCCGGATCTGGTGGAAAAAAACATCCGCTATGGCAAAAGCGTAATTCGTTTCCGCACCCGTAAAACTGCCGAGAAAATCTGGCAGCGGGTCAATGACAGACATCTGAAAAAGGCGTTTTACGTGGTGGCCGGGCTGACGTTTTTCAAAATCAACTACAACCTTTTGCCCTTGTTCATCTTCTCCCTGTTGACCTGA
- a CDS encoding type II toxin-antitoxin system RelE/ParE family toxin has product MKIVWSPLAIERASEIAEYIAQDKPSAAEKWLDTIFTKVETLKSAPEIGRVVPEIRNSQFRDLIYGNYRIIYRIEEKQISILTIRHGMQILPIDEILV; this is encoded by the coding sequence ATGAAAATAGTTTGGTCTCCGTTAGCCATTGAACGGGCATCAGAAATTGCCGAATATATTGCTCAAGATAAACCATCAGCTGCAGAAAAATGGCTTGACACAATCTTTACCAAGGTAGAGACGCTAAAATCCGCACCCGAAATTGGAAGAGTTGTTCCTGAAATTCGAAATAGTCAATTTCGGGATCTAATTTATGGTAATTACAGAATTATATACCGTATTGAAGAGAAGCAGATATCTATTCTTACGATTCGCCACGGCATGCAGATACTACCGATCGATGAGATTCTGGTATAA
- a CDS encoding type II toxin-antitoxin system Phd/YefM family antitoxin, which yields MQRLKISHDIKPLSEFRTGIANFIKQVHDTKRPVIITQHGKGVAVLLDVHEYETMQEKLELLSDVQISLNQLENGEGVLHEDAKQSILRRIQK from the coding sequence ATGCAAAGATTAAAAATCAGTCATGATATCAAACCCTTGTCCGAATTTAGGACTGGTATAGCGAATTTTATTAAACAAGTTCATGATACAAAACGACCAGTTATCATTACTCAGCATGGAAAGGGAGTTGCGGTTTTATTGGATGTTCATGAATATGAAACAATGCAGGAGAAACTCGAACTTCTGTCAGACGTCCAAATATCACTAAACCAACTCGAAAATGGTGAAGGGGTTCTTCATGAAGATGCAAAGCAAAGCATCCTCAGAAGGATTCAAAAATGA
- a CDS encoding type II toxin-antitoxin system RelE/ParE family toxin, with the protein MIKSFKDKKTKLLFEGERIPAFQSFARQAEKRLLVLDAADAIEALQMMPSNRFKALSGNRKGQYSIRINDQWRICFNWGDTGPENVEIVDYH; encoded by the coding sequence ATGATAAAGAGCTTTAAGGATAAGAAAACCAAACTGCTTTTTGAGGGTGAAAGGATTCCAGCATTTCAGTCCTTTGCACGGCAGGCCGAAAAACGACTGCTGGTACTGGATGCAGCCGATGCCATTGAGGCATTACAAATGATGCCAAGCAACAGGTTCAAGGCTCTTAGCGGAAATCGTAAAGGGCAATACAGCATCCGCATCAATGACCAATGGCGAATATGCTTTAATTGGGGCGATACTGGCCCAGAAAATGTTGAAATCGTAGATTACCACTAA
- a CDS encoding HigA family addiction module antitoxin gives MARNPIHPGEILADELSEIGISAAELARQINVPANRISQILSGKRNITADTALRLGKWFGTGPKIWLNLQQSYELDLAKQEIGSDLEAIKPREAA, from the coding sequence ATGGCACGAAATCCAATACATCCTGGCGAAATCCTGGCAGATGAGCTATCCGAGATCGGTATTTCTGCCGCTGAATTAGCAAGACAGATCAACGTACCGGCAAACAGGATCTCACAGATACTTTCAGGCAAACGGAACATAACAGCCGACACGGCTTTGCGTCTCGGCAAATGGTTTGGAACCGGTCCTAAAATCTGGCTCAATCTGCAGCAGTCGTACGAACTGGATTTGGCAAAGCAGGAAATCGGCTCAGATCTTGAAGCAATCAAACCACGCGAAGCCGCATAA
- a CDS encoding reverse transcriptase domain-containing protein — protein sequence MKASLLDQAMAPETLDAAWRKLRREHTPWSIHVSREQLQQHLLKHILECRSQVLSGRYRPQPLRQFPLQKPDGKQRVLSAQYLKDKFVQRALLTVLEPRSEAIFHDDSFAYRPGRSVAMALAKVRERVRIGQAWLVDADISKFFDTIPHRQLVKLLKGFINDSQAMQLIEKWLSQGAHYRSLLRSPRGISQGAILSPLFCNLYLHTFDMALTKANIPFVRFADDFLLFSRVKKDAIKAMHFAKEVLEELGLELHPGKTRIVRSGKSVVFLGERLPDP from the coding sequence ATGAAGGCATCCCTGCTTGATCAGGCGATGGCTCCGGAAACGCTGGATGCGGCATGGCGCAAACTTCGCCGGGAACACACACCATGGTCCATTCATGTCAGCCGTGAACAATTGCAGCAGCACTTGCTGAAGCATATTTTGGAATGTCGTAGCCAAGTGCTGTCCGGTCGTTACAGGCCGCAGCCTCTGCGGCAGTTCCCGTTGCAGAAGCCGGACGGAAAACAGCGGGTGCTGTCGGCGCAATATTTGAAAGACAAGTTTGTTCAGCGTGCGCTCTTGACCGTGTTGGAGCCCAGGAGCGAAGCGATATTTCACGACGATTCTTTCGCCTACCGGCCCGGAAGAAGCGTTGCCATGGCCCTTGCGAAGGTTCGTGAACGCGTTCGCATCGGGCAGGCCTGGCTGGTGGATGCGGACATTTCCAAATTTTTCGATACAATTCCACACCGCCAATTGGTAAAGTTGCTGAAAGGGTTCATCAACGATTCCCAGGCAATGCAGCTGATTGAAAAATGGCTTTCCCAGGGTGCTCACTATCGCAGTCTGTTGCGCAGTCCTCGCGGAATTTCCCAAGGGGCGATTCTTTCGCCCCTTTTTTGCAATCTCTATCTGCATACCTTTGATATGGCGTTGACCAAAGCCAATATTCCGTTTGTCCGTTTCGCGGACGATTTTTTACTTTTCTCAAGAGTGAAAAAAGACGCCATCAAAGCGATGCACTTTGCAAAAGAGGTCCTTGAGGAATTGGGGCTGGAGCTGCACCCTGGAAAAACGCGCATTGTCCGAAGCGGTAAATCGGTTGTCTTTTTAGGCGAACGCCTGCCCGACCCCTGA
- the cas1 gene encoding CRISPR-associated endonuclease Cas1 — protein MMLVIDRRESILLYKGGCLVLQRKGKKDRQIPVKPLEQVVIYGNPQVEAAVLRVLGEAGIPVAILPARGNQPPAFSGGGLAVQLPLRRRQHRLAEHPGRSLKMAKWFVQNKMNSYDLALATLRKLYPEKAEGLVDFCRMRDRTTESLQSAPSHASIMGLEGQLAHAWFSLLSKQLPDKWKFIGRNRRPPRDPVNALLSLGYTLLLSEVTRCVQYAGLDPSLGFLHRDYPGRESCALDFTEVFRSGVDCFVLTWLASDQIDSEGFYYREKTGCRLSKTARPIFYQAWAYYREEWPRPGGLITENAEVHFGSLRECVNGHIAKARKYMKQLEEQNEGIPA, from the coding sequence ATGATGCTTGTGATCGACAGACGCGAAAGTATATTGCTCTACAAGGGGGGATGCCTGGTGCTCCAACGCAAAGGCAAAAAAGATCGGCAAATCCCTGTCAAACCGCTTGAGCAGGTGGTGATTTATGGCAATCCCCAAGTTGAGGCGGCGGTGTTGAGGGTGTTGGGTGAAGCGGGTATACCGGTCGCCATCCTTCCGGCCAGGGGAAATCAGCCTCCCGCCTTTTCAGGAGGCGGTCTTGCCGTGCAATTGCCATTGAGAAGGCGACAGCACCGTCTGGCGGAACACCCCGGGCGTTCTCTGAAAATGGCCAAGTGGTTTGTTCAAAATAAAATGAACAGTTACGATTTGGCGCTGGCGACCCTCAGGAAATTGTATCCGGAGAAAGCGGAGGGCCTGGTTGATTTCTGCCGCATGCGCGACCGGACGACCGAAAGTCTCCAATCGGCCCCTTCGCATGCCTCGATCATGGGACTTGAGGGCCAATTGGCCCACGCCTGGTTTTCTCTATTGTCAAAACAGTTGCCGGACAAATGGAAATTCATCGGGCGCAACCGCAGACCGCCCAGAGACCCCGTTAACGCCCTTCTCTCCTTGGGATATACCCTGCTTTTGTCTGAAGTCACCCGATGCGTCCAGTATGCGGGTCTGGATCCCTCCCTTGGGTTTTTACACCGGGATTATCCTGGTCGTGAATCGTGCGCCCTCGATTTTACCGAAGTCTTCCGTTCCGGAGTCGACTGTTTTGTTCTGACCTGGCTTGCGTCGGACCAAATCGATAGCGAAGGTTTCTATTACCGCGAAAAGACAGGATGTCGGTTGAGCAAAACGGCAAGGCCTATATTCTATCAGGCCTGGGCCTACTATCGTGAAGAGTGGCCGAGACCGGGAGGGTTGATCACTGAAAACGCTGAAGTTCACTTCGGCTCTCTTCGGGAATGTGTGAACGGTCACATTGCAAAAGCTCGAAAATATATGAAACAACTGGAGGAACAGAATGAAGGCATCCCTGCTTGA
- the cas2 gene encoding CRISPR-associated endonuclease Cas2 has protein sequence MIAYDIRNEKRLRRLHYYLKKRAVALQKSVFLLRANTAQLKEVEGQIKIRIDDREDDVRRYPIYGPNAIWGAGMQAAALESLYTRSSGKSSKSGGLEGLFRKIFKRKRP, from the coding sequence TTGATTGCCTACGACATACGCAACGAAAAACGGCTGCGCCGGCTGCACTACTACCTTAAAAAAAGAGCCGTGGCGTTGCAAAAATCCGTATTTTTACTTCGCGCCAACACGGCACAGTTAAAAGAGGTTGAGGGGCAAATAAAAATTCGGATTGATGACCGTGAAGATGATGTCCGCCGCTATCCGATTTATGGCCCCAATGCCATTTGGGGCGCCGGAATGCAAGCGGCAGCCTTGGAAAGCCTCTACACACGCTCATCCGGGAAATCATCCAAGTCCGGTGGTTTGGAAGGGTTATTCCGCAAAATCTTCAAAAGGAAAAGGCCATGA
- the cas2 gene encoding CRISPR-associated endonuclease Cas2 yields the protein MKRKPIIIAYDITSNKRRRKLFRCLRSWKLDAQYSVFECLLTDDEAKELFLQLTNLMDLEEDSLLFTRLDPHREAAALTRCKEIGFKVPVLYEA from the coding sequence ATGAAACGAAAACCGATTATTATCGCCTACGATATTACATCGAACAAGCGCCGTCGGAAGCTTTTTCGATGCCTGCGCAGTTGGAAACTGGACGCGCAGTATTCGGTGTTCGAATGCCTGTTGACCGATGACGAAGCCAAAGAGCTGTTTTTGCAATTGACCAACCTGATGGATCTTGAAGAAGATTCGCTGCTGTTTACCCGGCTGGACCCTCATCGTGAAGCAGCGGCGCTGACCCGATGCAAGGAGATCGGCTTCAAGGTGCCGGTCCTTTATGAAGCATAG
- the csx16 gene encoding CRISPR-associated protein Csx16, protein MVRQVYSEMERCHSNKNTTWFVTRHAGAQEWAFDEGLKVDQVVDHLDTDEVKKGDIVIGSLPVNMVASLNEKGVRYFHLILQIPREMRGKHLSADRMRSFGARIEEYVVVKRTKKIVDNDINENFAR, encoded by the coding sequence ATGGTAAGACAGGTTTATAGTGAAATGGAAAGATGTCATTCAAATAAAAATACCACCTGGTTCGTCACCCGGCATGCCGGAGCGCAGGAGTGGGCCTTTGATGAAGGCTTGAAAGTCGATCAGGTAGTGGATCATCTTGATACGGACGAGGTGAAGAAGGGTGATATTGTTATTGGCTCCCTGCCGGTGAACATGGTCGCATCATTAAATGAGAAAGGAGTCCGTTATTTCCACCTTATATTGCAGATCCCCAGGGAAATGCGGGGAAAACATCTGTCTGCTGATAGAATGCGCTCTTTTGGGGCTAGAATTGAGGAATATGTTGTCGTAAAACGGACAAAAAAAATAGTGGACAATGACATCAATGAAAACTTCGCACGCTAA
- a CDS encoding SIR2 family protein, whose translation MGKTESIDDVEVLSDSGALIELKKSRRQIVFLLGAGASVSSGIPGAKQFVVEWLEHHYQVRTADEPDPPDISQWATADKLGIPDFFFPDAVQWYPKIFELRYKKDIAEGYLYLEDKMREKEPGPGYAALSQILSETDNKIVITTNFDNLVADALSIYSRGQQPLVIGHESLAGFLERRLRGFWLPRPFIAKVHRDLMLSPKNMPNEVNNLSEEWKESLKTIFSNCTPLVIGYGGNDGSLMNFLTEELTKINGGFYWCLHNDEKPSSRVKQVMNLHGGYYIRIKGFDEFMISLAVALLGDHFRIHSLAKDIRQRTEERIQTFWTQCNRLRSEYPETMPESMSQAFEYIAEKEAYITWREFIDGYNCPDELEAVYQNAIDDLEATCQKAKESFQELYEIKWDYARFLADHDDYEEAEILFDKALSADPDNSHNVGNYAKFMLIDRDAPKDAKNIFEKAVELDNEEGHFLAEMLLYLLLIEKRLNDDKNHWAGRLKFLLRKGFERFHLNLDPLFAYAKTNLSSSDASLICQIGCAIMNENKIESLEENEIWKWITPMS comes from the coding sequence ATGGGAAAGACAGAATCAATCGATGATGTTGAAGTACTGTCTGATTCGGGAGCCTTGATTGAATTGAAAAAAAGTAGGCGGCAGATTGTTTTTCTTTTAGGAGCGGGTGCATCTGTTTCATCTGGAATTCCAGGAGCAAAACAATTTGTTGTCGAATGGCTGGAACATCATTATCAGGTGCGAACTGCGGATGAGCCTGACCCCCCAGATATTTCACAATGGGCTACAGCTGATAAGTTGGGTATTCCCGATTTTTTCTTTCCCGATGCAGTCCAATGGTATCCAAAGATTTTCGAGTTGCGTTATAAAAAAGATATTGCAGAAGGGTATTTATATTTGGAAGATAAGATGAGAGAAAAAGAGCCTGGACCCGGATATGCTGCACTATCCCAGATTCTGTCAGAAACTGACAACAAAATTGTTATCACTACTAACTTTGATAATCTTGTGGCGGACGCATTGTCAATATACTCAAGAGGGCAGCAGCCATTGGTGATTGGTCACGAATCTCTGGCCGGTTTTTTAGAAAGAAGGTTAAGAGGGTTCTGGCTTCCGAGGCCCTTCATTGCAAAGGTTCATCGCGATTTGATGCTTTCCCCGAAAAACATGCCTAATGAGGTTAACAATCTTTCTGAAGAATGGAAAGAATCATTGAAGACCATTTTTTCAAACTGTACACCTCTTGTTATCGGCTATGGCGGCAATGACGGAAGTCTAATGAACTTTCTCACAGAAGAATTAACAAAGATTAACGGAGGTTTTTACTGGTGCCTTCACAATGATGAAAAACCAAGCAGTCGCGTGAAACAGGTGATGAACCTCCACGGAGGGTATTATATCCGAATTAAAGGATTTGACGAATTTATGATTTCTCTGGCAGTTGCTTTATTAGGCGATCATTTCAGAATCCACAGTCTGGCAAAAGATATTCGTCAACGAACCGAAGAACGGATACAAACCTTCTGGACCCAGTGCAATAGATTAAGATCTGAATACCCGGAGACAATGCCTGAAAGCATGTCTCAGGCATTTGAATATATAGCAGAGAAAGAAGCATATATCACCTGGAGAGAGTTTATAGATGGTTATAATTGCCCTGACGAATTGGAAGCAGTTTATCAGAATGCAATCGACGATCTCGAAGCAACTTGCCAGAAAGCAAAAGAATCTTTTCAGGAACTCTATGAAATTAAATGGGATTACGCTAGGTTTTTAGCTGACCATGACGACTATGAGGAGGCTGAAATACTATTTGATAAGGCATTGAGTGCTGATCCCGACAATAGTCATAACGTTGGGAACTACGCAAAATTCATGCTGATTGATCGAGATGCGCCTAAAGATGCAAAAAATATTTTTGAAAAGGCGGTAGAACTTGATAACGAAGAAGGCCATTTTTTAGCTGAAATGTTGCTTTATCTTTTATTGATTGAAAAACGGTTGAATGATGATAAAAATCATTGGGCTGGAAGATTGAAATTCTTGCTGAGAAAAGGATTTGAACGTTTTCATCTAAACCTTGATCCATTATTCGCATATGCAAAAACCAATTTAAGCTCTTCAGATGCGAGTTTGATATGCCAGATCGGTTGTGCTATTATGAATGAAAATAAGATTGAAAGTTTAGAAGAAAATGAAATTTGGAAATGGATCACCCCTATGTCATGA